From the genome of Aspergillus fumigatus Af293 chromosome 1, whole genome shotgun sequence, one region includes:
- a CDS encoding putative polyketide synthase yields MDRAMAISTGPQTDTRMDISVDSRTDMPTVMSTTEMATPMGILMVISRITHGMKTTNLQLQLPFVAWGCDCPAGSVTNSPSTNFSSTKATLALLRQTTGITWMHITAPHGKHGTVITKHGYFLKDTDLTQFDPSMFSITAAEAEQLDPSQQENQEHIKAIVDIRVVISISAPLDTNAPELRIPRPRTFIGTRPPPPREAEARIRAYIKNILPGAIRTESKPTAEMWELVLCVSQQAYLPRLFGVKGSGQKAALSGIMESLEKWKEERGKGLPALWIVHGSGDTMIPPVCSTGFVQRLREVLPSIPARLDVLPGEHLFDVDITMEEEWVTMGRGFLEHYWP; encoded by the exons ATGGACAGAGCAATGGCCATATCAACGGGGCCACAAACGGATACTCGAATGGACATATCAGTGGACTCACGAACGGATATGCCGACGGTCATGTCGACGACAGAAATGGCCACGCCAATGGGTATACTGATGGTCATATCGAGGATTACACACGGCATGAAGACCACAaacctccagctccagttGCCATTTGTGGCATGGGGATGCGACTGCCCGGCGGGATCCGTGACGAACAGTCCTTCTACGAATTTCTCATCAACAAAGGCGACGCTCGCTCTTCTACGCCAAACGACCGGTATAACGTGGATGCATATTACAGCCCCTCATGGGAAGCACGGCACAGTGATCACCAAGCATGGCTACTTTCTCAAGGACACTGACCTGACCCAGTTCGACCCGTCCATGTTCAGCATCACGGCGGCAGAAGCTGAGCAGCTGGACCCGAGTCAACAGGAGAACCAGGAGCACATCAAAGCGATCGTCGATATTCGAGTGGTGATATCCATTTCCGCACCGCTGGACACCAACGCCCCCGAGCTGAGGATCCCTCGTCCGCGGACGTTCATCGGCACTcggccgccgccgccgcgagAGGCAGAGGCGCGCATCAGGGCGTATATCAAGAATATCCTGCCCGGGGCGATTCGGACAGAATCCAAGCCCACGGCGGAGATGTGGGAGCTGGTACTCTGTGTGTCGCAGCAGGCGTATCTGCCGCGCCTATTCGGTGTCAAAGGAAGTGGGCAAAAGGCTGCATTGAGTGGGATCATGGAGAGTCtagagaagtggaaggagGAGCGAGGCAAGGGTTTGCCGGCCCTGTGGATTGTTCATGGCAGTGGGGATACGATG ATCCCCCCGGTGTGTTCGACGGGATTTGTACAGCGGTTGCGGGAGGTGTTACCGAGTATTCCTGCAAGGTTGGACGTGCTACCAGGAGAGCATCTGTTCGATGTCGATATCACtatggaggaggagtgggTGACAATGGGAAGAGGCTTTCTGGAGCACTACTGGCCCTGA
- a CDS encoding seipin co-factor family protein: protein MSLNTVTSGLNQDLPTDSVTKTASGTVNSTADHITDQTIPGEYPSDDTDTKYDKPAPDISFSSIWSASKTWLFSLFPNVLDRFENWIKALVAWVLPPPRQAKMYEAILNRPIASSFIICQLVCCGVPLLVFLAGVFLFAAVAVLLWAVLSLLLAAPILLVASMMGVSLWGWGWVLYGLVKFIDQHFLGGMITRFWLANRQDQDGGDGPEGEGQKGEEDEMTGKDDKSEKKRPKKLQVKKDT, encoded by the coding sequence ATGTCCCTCAACACAGTAACCAGCGGCCTAAACCAAGACCTACCCACCGACAGCGTCACCAAAACCGCCTCAGGAACAGTCAACAGCACCGCCGACCACATCACCGACCAGACCATCCCAGGCGAATATCCCTCCGACGACACCGACACCAAATATGACAAGCCGGCCCCCGAcatctccttctcatccatctgGTCCGCCTCCAAGACCTGGCTGTTCTCCCTTTTCCCCAACGTTCTCGACCGCTTCGAAAACTGGATCAAGGCGCTGGTCGCCTGGGTCCTCCCTCCCCCGCGACAAGCCAAAATGTACGAAGCGATTCTGAACCGGCCCATCGCGTCCTCGTTCATCATCTGCCAGCTCGTCTGCTGTGGGGTCCCGCTGCTGGTCTTCCTGGCGGGTGTGTTCCTCTTTGCGGCGGTTGCGGTGTTGCTCTGGGCGGTGCTGTCGTTGCTTCTGGCGGCGCCGATTTTGTTGGTCGCCAGTATGATGGGGGTGTCGCTTTGGGGATGGGGCTGGGTTTTGTACGGGTTGGTGAAGTTTATTGATCAGCATTTCCTGGGGGGGATGATTACTCGGTTTTGGTTGGCGAATCGGCAGGATCaggatggaggggatgggCCTGAGGGTGAGGGAcagaagggggaggaggatgagatgacaGGGAAGGACGACAAGAgtgagaagaagagaccGAAGAAACTGCAAGTGAAGAAGGATACTTGA
- a CDS encoding glutathione S-transferase family protein, with protein MLIVHHLQRSQSERIVWLCEELGIPYELRTYQRDAKTLLAPPELQQLHPTQAAPVIQDGTTTLAESGAIVEYILTKYGKGKLTVPPTADNYADYLYFLHFANGYFQPALVGYSTVLRSGISRDDPSARFARRNFEQALRVLDDRLAKHTWLAGEEFTAADVMNVFTLTTARLFFPYRLAGYEGILGYLQRVSQREAYQTAMAKGDPGLIPLIHGDNPRPIRL; from the exons ATGCTCATTGTACATCATCTGCAACGATCTCAATCCGAGCGCATTGTCTGGCTGTGCGAGGAACTGGGCATCCCCTACGAGCTCAGAACCTACCAGCGCGATGCAAAAACCCTTTTAGCACCGCCAGAATTGCAGCAGTT ACATCCCACCCAAGCCGCCCCCGTCATCCAAGACGGCACCACCACCCTCGCCGAATCCGGCGCCATCGTCGAGTACATCCTGACCAAATACGGGAAGGGGAAATTGACCGTGCCTCCCACCGCAGACAACTACGCAGATTACCTGTACTTCTTACACTTTGCCAACGGATACTTCCAGCCCGCGCTGGTGGGGTACTCCACGGTCCTCCGATCGGGGATCTCCCGCGACGATCCGAGCGCGAGATTCGCACGCCGCAATTTCGAGCAGGCGTTAAGGGTCTTGGACGATCGCCTGGCGAAGCATACATGGCTGGCGGGGGAGGAGTTCACAGCGGCCGATGTCATGAACGTGTTCACGTTGACGACTGCGCGGTTGTTCTTCCCTTATAGATTGGCGGGATATGAGGGGATTCTGGGCTATTTGCAGAGGGTTAGCCAGCGGGAGGCGTATCAGACTGCTATGGCGAAGGGGGATCCTGGATTGATTCCCTTGATTCATGGTGACAACCCTCGGCCGATCAGGTTATAG
- a CDS encoding oxidoreductase, short-chain dehydrogenase/reductase family produces MSFPYKHVLLIGATSGIGCAMADRLVEAGIKVTAVGRRKDRLDEFVRKHGEQLASAVQFDITVHEDIPKFAAKIIDSYPDVDCLFLNAGIQLPFKLDDRGQFDLEPFSKQMNVNYFSLVALTHAFLPFLVGKQSPTSIIFTGSNVAIVPAASLPAYSASKAALNVFTLSLRDQLRNSNVAVIEISPPPVQTEIHDYMGKEVGSKLGMPLDTFADLAFQRLVAGQDQIVIGSIGPAERFNAIIDQRRAAFEDLAEVMRAQQK; encoded by the exons ATGTCTTTTCCGTATAAGCATGTCCTGCTCATTGGCGCCACTTCTGGCATTGGATGTGCCATGGCCGACCGACTGGTCGAAGCTGGGATCAAGGTCACAGCTGTTGGTCGTCGGAAGGACCGCCTAGACGAGTTTGTTCGAAAACATGGAGAGCAACTGGCCAGCGCAGTGCAGTTTGACATCACTGTGCACGAGGATATACCAAAGTTTGCAGCTAA GATCATCGACTCGTACCCCGACGTGGACTGCCTTTTCCTCAACGCAGGAATTCAACTTCCCTTTAAACTCGACGACCGGGGCCAGTTCGATTTGGAGCCATTCAGCAAGCAAATGAATGTCAACTACTTTAGTCTGGTCGCGTTGACGCATGCCTTTCTACCCTTCCTTGTCGGGAAACAGAGCCCCACCAGTATCATCTT CACCGGATCGAACGTGGCTATCGTCCCCGCTGCATCTTTGCCAGCATATTCGGCATCCAAGGCTGCATTGAACGTGTTCACCTTGTCTCTCCGTGATCAGCTGCGGAATTCCAACGTGGCAGTGATTGAGATTTCACCTCCGCCAGTGCAGA CTGAGATACACGACTATATGGGCAAGGAGGTTGGCAGCAAGCTGGGCATGCCTCTGGACACCTTTGCTGATCTTGCATTCCAACGTCTCGTTGCGGGACAAGACCAGATCGTGATAGGCAGTATTGGACCTGCTGAGAGATTCAATGCAATTATAGACCAGAGACGCGCGGCGTTTGAAGATTTGGCCGAGGTGATGAGGGCGCAGCAGAAATGA
- the och4 gene encoding putative alpha-1,6-mannosyltransferase subunit (Hoc1), translated as MRPFVAIQAIVVFSILGLLYRYYGHHSHLSAVTEAHPVTGLAIPQTVHQLLLSMPDHPISQFEPSDHVISWQQSGWKVEYWSEEACLELAHEVDASGTFAAAFEKLPYAVLKSDFCRYLVLFGRGGVYSDLDVHLVQPLPWTVMGSEDRHHRPPNVIIGLEGDATTKGLPRSPQFVQWTMASTALHPMFRDLLTRIAERTPNFVKQAQALEGDAEVNVMDWTGPSVWTDTILDYLGCSEEQIQNLRDLKDPVRIRDVMILPKRSFAVTQGEDHTLPDVLVKHYFSGTWKGCKNHWHGWSLPWLC; from the coding sequence ATGCGGCCTTTCGTTGCCATCCAGGCAATCGTCGTGTTCAGCATCCTGGGGCTGCTTTATCGCTACTATGGCCACCACTCTCACCTGTCTGCCGTCACCGAGGCACACCCGGTGACGGGGCTTGCCATTCCCCAGACGGtccaccagcttctcctgTCGATGCCCGACCATCCCATCTCGCAGTTTGAACCCAGTGATCATGTAATCTCGTGGCAGCAATCCGGCTGGAAAGTCGAGTATTGGAGTGAGGAGGCCTGCCTCGAGCTGGCACACGAGGTGGACGCGTCGGGAACCTTTGCCGCCGCGTTTGAGAAACTTCCCTATGCGGTGCTCAAGTCGGACTTTTGCCGTTATCTGGTCCTGTTCGGGCGAGGAGGTGTCTATAGCGATCTTGATGTCCACCTCGTCCAGCCGCTGCCATGGACTGTGATGGGTTCGGAAGACCGGCATCATCGTCCGCCGAATGTGATTATTGGCCTGGAAGGCGACGCGACCACCAAAGGTCTCCCTCGCTCGCCGCAGTTCGTCCAGTGGACTATGGCATCGACTGCTTTGCACCCCATGTTCCGAGATCTACTTACTCGTATTGCGGAGAGAACGCCCAACTTTGTGAAACAGGCGCAGGCCTTGGAGGGTGATGCTGAGGTCAACGTTATGGACTGGACGGGGCCGAGTGTATGGACCGATACTATTCTCGATTACCTGGGTTGTTCGGAGGAGCAAATACAAAACCTACGCGACTTGAAGGACCCGGTGCGAATTCGCGACGTGATGATCCTTCCTAAACGATCATTTGCGGTCACGCAGGGGGAAGATCACACTTTACCCGATGTGCTGGTGAAGCACTATTTCAGCGGCACATGGAAGGGTTGCAAGAACCACTGGCATGGGTGGAGCCTACCATGGCTGTGTTAG
- a CDS encoding putative GPI anchored protein, protein MKFTIWSSLLALPNALAHPRSVQERSNFAHPGLLHTAADFSRITSKVNSKAEPWFTGWNKLSSSSYRSLSYNANPQAVVYRGSDGTHSENYASLYRDIAAAYITAIYWKVTGDTAYADKAVSILDAWAATLTGISGSSDKFLAAGIYGYEIANAAEIMRTYNGWSAQNIAKFQNMMVEVFYPLNHIFLEQHNGAAIDHYWANWDLCNIASMMSIGVLTDNRTMYDEAINYFKTGAGNGQIEKMIWKLYQVDGQTLGQGQEAGRDQGHAMLDFALLGVIAQTAYNQGDDLFGYLDNRILAGAEYVAKYNLGNDVPYTTYTNSDVAQTVISNASRGDIRPIWELLYNHYGVRKGLNVKYTKQYRDLVVEDGAGAEGGGGNYGPNSGGYDQLGFGTLMYTL, encoded by the exons atgaagttcACTATCTGGTCGAGCTTACTGGCACTGCCAAATGCCCTGGCACACCCTCGCTCCGTCCAGGAACGCAGCAACTTCGCTCATCCAGGACTCCTCCACACAGCCGCCGACTTCTCTAGAATCACGAGCAAGGTCAACAGTAAAGCAGAGCCATGGTTCACCGGATGGAACAAGCTGTCCAGCAGCTCGTACCGATCGCTGAGCTACAACGCCAATCCACAGGCGGTCGTGTACCGCGGCAGCGACGGGACTCACTCGGAGAACTATGCGTCGCTGTATAGGGACATTGCAGCGGCCTATATCACAGCCATCTACTGGAAAGTGACCGGTGACACGGCGTACGCAGACAAAGCAGTCAGCATCCTCGATGCCTGGGCTGCCACCCTAACGGGGATCTCCGGATCGTCGGACAAGTTCCTGGCTGCGGGAATTTACGGCTACGAGATAGCCAATGCGGCGGAGATCATGCGGACATACAACGGCTGGTCTGCGCAGAATATAGCCAAGTTCCAGAACATGATGGTCGAGGTCTTCTATCCACTCAACCACATCTTCCTGGAACAGCACAACGGTGCCGCCATCGACCACTACTGGGCGAACTGGGACCTGTGCAACATCGCCTCGATGATGTCCATCGGGGTACTCACTGATAATCGCACCATGTACGACGAAGCCATAAACTACTTCAAGACCGGGGCTGGAAATGGCCAGATAGAAAAGATGATTTGGAAGCTGTACCAGGTGGACGGACAGACACTGGGACAAGGGCAGGAAGCGGGCCGGGACCAGGGCCATGCGATGCTGGATTTCGCTCTGCTGGGAGTCATTGCCCAGACCGCTTACAACCAAGGCGACGACCTGTTTGGATACTTGGACAATCGTATTCTTGCCGG AGCGGAGTACGTCGCCAAGTACAATCTGGGCAACGATGTGCCCTATACGACCTACACGAACAGCGACGTTGCCCAAACCGTGATCAGCAATGCCAGCCGTGGGGATATCCGGCCCATATGGGAGCTTCTTTACAACCACTACGGAGTGCGGAAGGGGCTGAACGTCAAGTACACCAAGCAATATCGTGACCTGGTCGTGGAAGACGGCGCTGGTGCGgaaggaggcggaggaaaCTATGGACCAAACAGTGGAGGGTACGATCAGCTGGGATTTGGGACTTTGATGTATACTTTGTAG
- a CDS encoding cytochrome P450: protein MTISIPIGVAISVVDMTVGISVRESTDMSIRVSVCGPVDMAIALLLFLRPLVYRLIPDVQRVYQHNARARQLVGSIVKQREKDEATIPGYTKPNDAIEWIWDLVPNEDKKNYGYQGIAQLAIAAVSVRRTSQLLTNIVLNLIAYPEYVPILKEEIENVLASCDGQWTLDSMSKLEKLDSFMKEVSEDTVADSDTATFQRKAVQRITLSDGTVLQPGTLALAPCNAIAFDPNIYPNPEQFDELRFYKLRHQNDSKANNIIYFTAASKTQVQFGGGRHACPGRWFAAHLIKMQAILFKYDLKFRTGEERPKTWLFQTINTPDPKGKILVRTAQHV, encoded by the exons ATGACCATCAGTATACCCATTGGCGTGGCCATTTCTGTCGTCGACATGACCGTCGGCATATCCGTTCGTGAGTCCACTGATATGTCCATTCGAGTATCCGTTTGTGGCCCCGTTGATATGGCCATTGCTCT GCTACTCTTCCTTCGTCCGCTGGTCTATCGCCTCATCCCCGACGTCCAGCGTGTATACCAGCACAACGCTCGTGCCAGGCAGCTCGTAGGATCGATTGTGAAGCAGCGAGAGAAGGATGAGGCAACGATACCAGGATACACAAAGCCCAACGATGCCATTGAATGGATATGGGATCTAGTTCCAAATGAAGATAAGAAGAACTACGGCTATCAAGGCATAGCGCAGTTAGCCATTGCAGCCGTTTCGGTGCGGAGAACCAGTCAACTACTCACCAATATTGTACTGAATCTGATCGCGTATCCCGAGTACGTTCCCATcttgaaggaggagattgagaatgtGCTTGCGTCGTGTGACGGTCAATGGACGTTGGACAGCATGAGCAAGCTGGAAAAGCTGGATAGTTTCATGAAGGA AGTCTCCGAGGACACAGTGGCTGACTCTGACACAGCTACGTTTCAACGCAAGGCCGTGCAGCGCATCACCCTCAGCGATGGCACAGTTCTGCAACCCGGGACTTTGGCCCTAGCACCCTGCAACGCGATCGCCTTCGACCCGAATATCTACCCAAACCCGGAGCAGTTTGACGAACTTCGGTTCTACAAACTACGACACCAAAACGATTCCAAGGCGAACAACATCATCTATTTCACCGCGGCAAGCAAAACACAGGTGCAGTTTGGGGGAGGACGACATGCCTGTCCCGGGCGATGGTTCGCCGCACATCTGATCAAAATG CAGGCGATTCTCTTCAAGTATGACTTGAAGTTCCGCACCGGGGAAGAAAGACCCAAGACCTGGCTATTCCAGACTATCAACACGCCTGACCCCAAGGGGAAAATCCTCGTGAGGACAGCGCAGCATGTGTAA
- a CDS encoding Zn(II)2Cys6 transcription factor domain-containing protein translates to MVFRGRPSKACERCRSRRLKCDYRPDSCTPCLRAAAACYGYRDPQAIRIEDQTEDARRKALLKSKPARLAEASLSVSIDARARMVFFAHYVSVGSRGWDFLIRWERETEVAPRWLNVSIDAVSLALLAHHHASAPLLSLARQRYALALRVMKQALNFAPTEIDSLIAASLLLDLFEKITHTEASVIQFWPSHVNGTLALIRKIGVGHFQDHYALRIMARFLTNYIISCVASAHALSKDVLILRDHLERHLDLKDDPKWKISGLTIEYASFLHAVHTGRWSLQDRMARAQDLDRALLAVSQDMPPDWQPERRILQYTLPHVYGQEMDLYRDRHVTQTWNVVRQVRIQLNEYLLDCYETLNAVHGVNQLAASEAALSDIAALSLEVYASVPQYASYACRSKRSQGQADNTDLSVVSQKGCNKVHTPSELLDCYTLLFPMYVAARSKAATADQRRWVSYMFRYISDHFGIRNALLLAQLLDQNSDISPWCIYAMLGGYGFAA, encoded by the exons ATGGTCTTTCGCGGTCGTCCTTCAAAGGCCTGCGAGCGCTGTCGGTCTCGGCGCTTAAAG TGTGACTACCGTCCGGATTCATGTACCCCATGCCTTCGTGCAGCGGCGGCCTGCTATGGATATCGGGACCCACAGGCAATCCGTATCGAGGATCAGACGGAGGATGCGCGGCGCAAGGCTCTGCTGAAGTCGAAACCTGCTCGGCTGGCAGAGGCTTCGCTATCAGTCTCCATCGACGCTCGGGCCCGTATGGTGTTCTTCGCCCATTATGTGTCGGTTGGCTCCCGTGGATGGGACTTTCTGATTCGATGGGAGCGTGAGACGGAGGTGGCGCCTCGTTGGTTGAATGTGAGCATTGATGCAGTCAGCCTAGCTCTTCTGGCGCATCACCATGCCTCGGCTCCTTTACTGTCTTTGGCTCGTCAGCGCTATGCCTTGGCTTTGCGCGTGATGAAACAAGCTTTGAACTTTGCCCCGACTGAGATAGATAGCCTGATCGCGGCATCCCTACTATTGGACCTATTCGAGAAGATCACGCACACCGAAGCCAGCGTCATTCAATTCTGGCCGAGCCATGTCAACGGGACCCTCGCTTTGATTCGGAAGATCGGAGTAGGTCATTTTCAAGATCACTATGCTCTACGGATCATGGCACGGTTTCTAACCAACTATATCATCAGCTGCGTGGCCAGCGCGCATGCCCTCTCCAAAGACGTTCTCATACTCCGTGACCATCTCGAGCGTCATTTGGACTTGAAAGACGATCCGAAATGGAAGATCTCGGGGCTGACGATAGAGTATGCCTCTTTCCTCCATGCAGTCCACACTGGCAGATGGTCGCTTCAGGATCGCATGGCCCGCGCACAGGATCTTGACCGGGCCCTTTTAGCGGTCTCCCAGGACATGCCTCCGGACTGGCAGCCGGAACGGCGGATTCTGCAGTACACCTTGCCCCATGTGTATGGCCAGGAAATGGACCTCTATCGTGATCGGCATGTCACTCAGACCTGGAATGTTGTGCGGCAGGTGCGCATCCAACTCAACGAATATCTCCTGGACTGTTATGAGACGTTGAACGCGGTCCACGGAGTTAACCAGCTCGCTGCATCTGAAGCTGCCTTGAGCGATATTGCAGCGCTGTCGCTCGAGGTTTATGCCTCCGTTCCACAATATGCAAGCTATGCCTGCCGATCAAAACGCAGCCAAGGCCAGGCAGATAACACCGATCTCTCCGTTGTCTCGCAGAAGGGCTGCAACAAAGTGCATACGCCGTCTGAGCTCCTCGACTGTTACACTCTTCTGTTTCCGATGTATGTTGCCGCTCGATCCAAGGCTGCCACAGCCGATCAGAGACGGTGGGTCTCGTACATGTTCCGTTATATCAGCGATCACTTTGGCATTCGTAATGCCTTGCTACTGGCACAGTTACTCGATCAGAACAGCGATATTAGTCCTTGGTGCATTTATGCTATGCTAGGGGGATACGGATTCGCCGCTTGA
- a CDS encoding putative carboxylesterase translates to MIISTLLCVLSGSSIGHAASHSTRPVADLGYSRYQGVRLAAGVDQYLGMRYAAQPLGTLRFRASRGPVHNSTLQDASEFGPICVGTGQSTTSTRAEDCLFINVFTPADATEHSKLPVWVFIQGGAYATNSNANYNGTEVVRESGNNIVFVNFNYRVGALGFLAGAEVQRHGDLNVGLLDQREALKWVKRHIRQFGGNPDHVVIHGASAGGGSVSFHLTAYGGRNDGLFVGAIPESPWWAPQVTISESEILYNRLLQAVGCSTLACLRAVDASAIQKANLNAPDQGLISYPAGLGKFWPVIDGDLVRDRLYASFEKGKFIRVPLMTINDAYPKMDPVPQHAAYFPSVSAAFGDATIVCPGIHITNNMARFFEHGSDKVWNYRYNVQDPPRIAAGLGVTHTFDLQAIFGLNYGSSVSSSMRDITPIIPVVMHYYISFIRTLNPNLLKADSAPFWKPWGDGERLKVQTNATAMETVSAVQWDRCSLWKRLAPVLEG, encoded by the exons ATGATCATATCCACCTTGTTATGTGTCTTGTCCGGCTCATCAATCGGCCATGCTGCTTCTCACTCAACCAGACCCGTGGCCGATCTCGGCTACTCACGATATCAAGGAGTCAGACTTGCAGCAGGAGTAGACCAGTACCTAGGCATGCGGTATGCGGCACAGCCGCTAGGAACCCTCCGCTTCCGAGCTTCGCGAGGGCCTGTTCATAATTCCACTCTGCAAGATGCATCGGAG TTCGGCCCCATTTGTGTTGGAACGGGCCAGAGCACCACATCGACGAGAGCGGAGGATTGTCTCTTTATCAACGTGTTTACGCCGGCCGATGCCACCGAACACTCGAAGCTGCCCGTCTGGGTGTTTATCCAGGGCGGTGCCTATGCGACTAACTCGAATGCAAACTACAACGGGACCGAGGTCGTCCGGGAATCTGGAAACAATATCGTCTTTGTCAACTTCAATTACCGCGTGGGAGCGCTTGGATTCCTAGCGGGCGCGGAAGTTCAACGACATGGGGATTTAAACGTTGGCTTGCTCGATCAGAGAGAGGCATTAAAGTGGGTGAAAAGGCATATTCGTCAG TTTGGCGGCAATCCGGACCATGTCGTTATACACGGGGCATCGGCTGGCGGTGGTTCAGTCTCGTTTCACCTCACAGCGTATGGAGGCCGGAACGATGGCCTTTTCGTGGGCGCCATTCCTGAGAGTCCCTGGTGGGCCCCTCAAGTGACCATCTCCGAGTCTGAGATACTCTACAACCGCTTACTGCAGGCCGTGGGGTGCTCGACGCTCGCGTGCTTGCGCGCGGTGGATGCCTCTGCAATCCAAAAAGCCAACTTGAACGCACCAGACCAAGGCTTAATTAGCTATCCGGCCGGACTGGGAAAGTTCTGGCCCGTGATAGACGGGGATCTTGTTCGAGATCGGCTCTATGCTTCCTTTGAGAAGGGAAAGTTCATACGGGTGCCGTTGATG ACGATCAACGATGCATACCCCAAGATGGACCCTGTTCCGCAACATGCAGCATACTTTCCCTCAGTCTCGGCCGCCTTTGGCGATGCGACAATCGTATGTCCAGGGATCCATATCACCAACAACATGGCCAGATTTTTCGAACACGGGTCTGACAAGGTGTGGAACTACCGCTATAATGTCCAGGATCCGCCGCGGATTGCTGCCGGGCTTGGTGTCACGCACACCTTCGACCTCCAGGCCATCTTCGGTCTGAATTATGGCAGTAGTGTCAGCAGTAGCATGAGGGATATAACGCCAATCATTCCAGTTGTGATGCACTACTATATCAGCTTCATACGAACACTGAACCCGAATCTGCTCAAGGCTGATAGCGCTCCATTCTGGAAGCCATGGGGGGATGGAGAAAGATTGAAAGTCCAAACAAATGCAACCGCCATGGAGACAGTATCTGCCGTCCAATGGGATCGGTGTAGTCTATGGAAGCGATTGGCGCCCGTGTTGGAGGGTTAA
- a CDS encoding putative endo-polygalacturonase — protein sequence MVTMLKHVLLATAAAFLVLNVVAGELCNSTAPVVVHPTPPGVSKYDSFAVHVRSNAEKTQEYTVQPFLVQVGEANTTSGASIVHNTSVAYFDFCGSVQVSLTSNNGPIHSVVVRPHSYNIVPNVHGDVVTFSLDSPKNVVIQVNDDIWDVLTLLTNPIETEMPNPSDPGVIYFHPGINNSTAITTNKSLLIPPGTTVYVASGATITLPIAFHNISDASIRGRGLLLKAPITIEYASRIAVRDLVLINTNIGVAVSSDVTVSGIRSFSIGAWADGFDSYCSRNVLVDSVFMRNSDDNIALYQHRNNWSGDSSNLTIQNAVLWADYAHPINIGTHGNTPNPETMDGVIIRNIDVLDHREPQMWYQGCLAINAGDDNLIQNVLVDGMRVENFREGQLINLRVMYNSKYNTSPGRGIRNVYIKGLHYDGANANPSLMLGYDSQRNITNVTFEDLVVNGKKIYDGMKKPTWYYTADFVPMFANEHVYNLTFSA from the coding sequence ATGGTCACCATGCTTAAGCATGTATTGCTAGCCACTGCAGCGGCTTTCCTAGTCTTGAACGTCGTCGCTGGAGAGTTATGCAACAGTACAGCACCTGTTGTGGTACATCCGACTCCTCCCGGTGTTAGCAAATATGACTCTTTTGCGGTTCATGTGCGCTCCAATGCTGAGAAGACACAAGAGTACACTGTGCAACCGTTCCTTGTCCAAGTCGGCGAGGCCAATACCACCAGCGGAGCGAGTATCGTGCACAACACTTCCGTCGCATACTTTGATTTCTGTGGCTCCGTCCAGGTATCGTTGACTTCCAACAATGGCCCCATACATTCCGTTGTCGTCCGTCCGCACTCCTACAACATCGTTCCCAACGTGCACGGAGACGTTGTCACTTTTTCGCTTGACTCTCCCAAGAACGTGGTGATCCAGGTCAACGATGATATCTGGGACGTGCTCACCCTTCTCACCAACCCCATTGAGACTGAGATGCCTAACCCCTCGGATCCGGGTGTCATCTACTTTCACCCTGGTATCAATAACAGCACGGCGATCACGACAAACAAATCACTCCTCATACCGCCTGGGACAACCGTCTATGTAGCTTCGGGGGCCACCATCACGCTTCCAATAGCCTTCCACAATATCTCTGACGCCAGCATCCGCGGCCGAGGACTGCTGCTCAAAGCCCCTATCACAATCGAGTATGCGTCTCGCATTGCAGTCCGCGACCTAGTCCTCATCAATACAAACATCGGTGTCGCAGTCTCGTCCGATGTGACCGTAAGCGGGATCCGGTCCTTTTCCATCGGTGCATGGGCCGACGGATTCGACAGCTACTGCAGCCGCAACGTGCTGGTGGACAGCGTGTTCATGCGCAACTCGGACGACAATATCGCACTCTACCAGCACCGGAACAACTGGTCCGGAGACTCGAGCAACCTCACTATCCAGAATGCCGTACTCTGGGCGGACTATGCCCACCCCATCAATATCGGAACACATGGTAATACACCCAACCCCGAGACGATGGACGGCGTCATTATCAGGAACATCGACGTGCTCGACCATCGCGAGCCGCAGATGTGGTACCAGGGATGCTTGGCTATCAATGCCGGGGACGACAACCTCATCCAGAACGTGTTGGTGGATGGGATGCGCGTCGAGAACTTCCGCGAGGGCCAATTAATCAACCTACGCGTCATGTATAACTCCAAGTACAATACGTCGCCGGGAAGGGGGATCCGCAATGTTTATATCAAGGGATTGCACTACGACGGTGCCAATGCTAATCCGTCGCTCATGTTGGGGTATGACAGTCAGCGCAACATCACTAACGTCACCTTTGAGGATCTGGTGGTcaacggcaagaagatctaCGATGGGATGAAGAAACCGACTTGGTACTACACTGCGGACTTTGTGCCTATGTTTGCCAATGAGCATGTCTATAACCTTACCTTTAGTGCGTAG